The genome window ATAGAGAtatgtacataaatatattacggtgttaaatataatatatgtgcaCTAGTTTGTGTACTGTAGTGAACTACAACTTAGTGCttttttaatgagattttaactACAAGAAACAGATGGAGAATAACataaatacattatacataacATTATACTTAAATCAAAGAattgtaaataaaacaaatattatacacGTAGAATACAAACTAAAATTACAGCACTTCACCAATTTGATATTGTACCTATTAtaacaccatcgcgagcgcagacttctgtgtggttttcggcggttccggggcagttacgtcatcgcccaaagtTATTAGTGATgtgatgtaaaatgtaaatatgttttTACACTCAAAGTATTTTACCATTTTGATGATAATCTGTAACTGTCACGGAAGTCAGCAAGTTAATAAAAAGggggaaaaatgaaaaaaaatacagtgGAGTTTATTTATTCCCgtaattatgtttaaatcagTAGTTCTCTTTGTAATTTTTTCCCGGATATTTTCTATATGTTCAAGTGTGTTAAcagataaaataattgtaagcAGCTATTAGTCAtcagtttaaattttaattaaccGTGATTTTATGCCTTTTTAACATATATCACCTCTGTCGagaacaagcgcggatccagcttcgtgcccaggggggggtcacgtggtaaaggcccggggccccaggagggggtcacgtggtctatttgtatggccaacttaggctccaggggggggtcatgacccccatgaccccccccctggatccgcgcatggtcgAGAATAAAAGACACCAAAGCGCTTTATTGAATATTGACGCGTtgatgtatttttaacccccgacccgACAAACGACAGGGTGCTAtaactttgacgtgtctgtttgtttgtgtaTCTGTGGCACTGTAGCTCCCGcagggatgaaccgatttagatttttttttgtttgaaagctgaattaatcgggagtgttcttagccacgtttcatgaaaattactATTACTATTACTGCTATTATTGAATCGGCGAGCTccgtcttcactttccatcaggtgtgactaaggtcaatcgctgatcagtctacaataaaaaaaaatcggtctactatgtcagggtttttttctacattttaattttgtggttaggttaccaCCATTACCACTTTACACTATGttttttctactaaaatatTTTCCTATTTAATGTTCCCTAGTCATGTAGATACGAAATAAAATTCTGGGCATAATCTGAATTCCAAGTATAAACGCAGCTCAGCGTTACTTTGCATAACCAATCTGTTATTTTTTGTAGGGTCCAGGGGTCTTCAAATTCCAGTCATTTGAACACTGCGATCCACCAGTAACAGAAGTCGATTTGTGGTTAACTCAGAAAAAATTTAACCGGACAACAAATGTTATAGATGTGACACTATCAACACCGTGGCCACTTAGTGATGACATCAGAGTAAGTACATTCTTGAAATTATATATTGAAAGTTCTCGGTATTGTTCTTATTCGCACATTTATACACAATCTTTAGGATCAATGTCTATGATATTTTATGAGTTGATAATAAACGCTAGTGtgtaaccatagattaaatataagaatatcataccatcccatgcattaaaaagcaaccgcctaagaacgcgcatacagtACACCACacaatagatggcgccacataCACGAAGGGAGGGGGAGGCCTGTGCGCAGCAGTGGGCGAGTGACGGCGGAAATgttgatggtgatgatgatatTAATGAAACACTCGTATTCTTCAACCACAGATGGAGATAAAGGCAGCAACCAAGAAGGACGGCGGTTACAAACCGGGTTCCTACTACATGAATGGTCCGTTTTGTCAAACTGTACGTGCGCTCATTGGGGACTTgttcaatgccattttaaatGCTACTGGGGTTGAGGACTGTCCCATGCCAGTAAGAAAAGTCTAAGGACATCTTATTATCTACATACTCTTCTGTCAAATaggaatcttatttatatttaatatactaAAGTAATACATACAGTAATACATCAGTGACATCACCACCACGAAATGATTTGAATATAAAATTTTAAGTACCTAGGCGACGAAGCTCGGACTTCGgagttctattttattacatcATCGTGTTTTGAGATGATATACCATCCAATGACATGACCTGCattttaatgcgaatgaaaaATGcacgaaaactcgaaaattcgcattAACGGGGCCCAAGACTAGATCGTTTTATCAcctccgaaaacccccacataaatttcagcgaaatcgttagagctgtttccaagatcgccggtatatataaataaataaacaaatatacaaGAAAGAATAGCTCGTGGCACagcatacaggtcgaacgcgattacaTATATCATTTCATTTCTAAACCCCGTAGTGTGAATTTTATGCTTTAAATATAGGTATCCCTGAATTATCTAtttctttcttcccgtgggtgtcgtagaaatcgactgtgggacattgattaaattgtggcgtagacgagaggctgacaatctgtcactacaatgtcacaatttcgatttctttcaacccctttttgccaagagtggcactgaaacttggtagttcatgtgttctacctacccctttatgggatacaggcatgattatatgtatctatgtatgtatgtatgtaattatctaTTAATATGACTTTTATTACAGGGTGATGTAAGACTGGACGGCTACTATGTGGACAGTGACAAACTGAACGATCAAATGTTGTACGGGGACTACCGAGTCGAAATATTCTTTTTTGTCGACAATGAATTGAAAGGATGTTACCTTCTGTACATGCAGTTGATGGCTAAAGAAGAAGAATAACTTTTTCATAtccatttaattattttagttattacatTTTGTTAGTTTTAAGATATTTAGTTAAGATTAgtttctttatttaataattaatttgtttatCATTATTTTGCTGTTATGTTTATGGagattaaaataaatcaatgttGTATAGCCTGGCAAGATTTGTATAgcctcgccacgttgcggattttcagctgaactaatttcttttactggcaaggattactatttgacacTCGTCGTggaaagtcatcgaatgtcagtgatgtaacaagaagtacatattttaaattgtcTAACAGTTTTATCGATGTGCccaaaataatatgaaaaagagtgaaaataattacactgaacgtgataaattacttacaacaaaaaaggatgaaggatttcacagtatttcgataacaatgttctGAAATCGGTTCTTGACAAGTCCGGTACTGACAGCTCATATAGTGTGGTTATCCTGTattgattagttggtttcgatttagcttaatatatcttttgttcttatttaaagtGTCTGAAGccctgccgtgaaaaatattgaaataattacagtacaaaacaaggtcccacgcaaaaacAAAAACATCAATGCACAtgattcatggattttaggctgttcgaaagtctgtggaaaacgacgtaattctacgactttcgaacggcgaattcatgcatTCGAGGTTCtaaaatcggtcccctgatttgataagttccgttctgaccatcatcagcagttccactgcaccaaatgtcactaacgtaaatacatgctgttcttataaaaacagaaaaatcactatatgtatgcctttaagatttgagaagttcctcgatttctccaggaccCCGtcatcaggggggttaccatgaagtgctaaagccgttcagtttaggttgagagaaagggacgaagctatagcagttccatagctccgtctctctctctcaacctaaactgaacggctttagcacttcatggtagcccccctgGACTTGGTTTCTGTTTTAACCTCTAGCGACTCACCATACAAAAAATTTGCCAATCAAATTTGAATCGATGGTTCTATAAAACAGGgttgaatttatttttatttgaaaatcgaatgaatcaaaacaaaagcaactcaATTCTATTTAACGTAGATTCAAATTCCATCGTAGGTATTTTGTCCTAGTAATAGAAGATTGAACCCCAGGAGGTTAAAAATGGGAttaatctgtatgtatatacaattaataaaaaaaaaatacaaaatcggTCAGTAgtcagtaacgacggagatatatcgaggaacaaacatgtaaaaaaaatacagacgaattgagaaccaccttccttgaaaTTTGGgcggcggc of Leguminivora glycinivorella isolate SPB_JAAS2020 chromosome 5, LegGlyc_1.1, whole genome shotgun sequence contains these proteins:
- the LOC125226462 gene encoding uncharacterized protein LOC125226462 — translated: MEIKAATKKDGGYKPGSYYMNGPFCQTVRALIGDLFNAILNATGVEDCPMPGDVRLDGYYVDSDKLNDQMLYGDYRVEIFFFVDNELKGCYLLYMQLMAKEEE